From Acidobacteriota bacterium, one genomic window encodes:
- a CDS encoding class I SAM-dependent methyltransferase has translation MKSCRICGNAANNRIHLAREMMFATRDEFEYLECGACGTVQIVEVPDLSPYYPKDYYSFSVGSKTYIEERLQRRLAAPFVGRYLMTGRGTIGKFLFGKAPWFEERFPAWLRDPVLTLDFKSRILDFGSGNGALLRDLKRFGFQSLTGADAFIEKDIVYPTGVRVLKRTLAEVEGEFDLVMLNHSFEHLPDPEASLTLIGKLLAPEGRCLIRIPVASHAWQTYGVNWFQLDAPRHLFLFTERAFRDLAARSGFEVLMVVYDSDLMQFVVSEQYARDIPMHDDRAYRGEVSTSIFTPEQIADWTTEAGKLNAEGRGDQACFYLRRSL, from the coding sequence ATGAAAAGCTGCCGAATCTGCGGAAACGCTGCAAACAATCGAATTCACCTCGCCCGCGAGATGATGTTCGCGACCCGTGACGAGTTCGAATACCTCGAATGCGGCGCGTGCGGGACCGTTCAGATCGTCGAAGTTCCGGATCTTTCGCCGTACTACCCGAAGGATTACTACTCTTTTTCAGTCGGTTCGAAGACTTACATCGAAGAAAGGCTTCAACGCCGGCTCGCGGCGCCGTTTGTCGGCCGGTATCTGATGACCGGCCGCGGGACGATCGGCAAGTTTCTGTTCGGCAAGGCGCCGTGGTTCGAAGAGCGGTTTCCGGCCTGGCTTCGCGATCCGGTTTTGACACTCGATTTCAAATCCCGGATCCTCGATTTCGGGTCCGGGAACGGAGCGCTTTTGCGCGATCTCAAACGCTTTGGATTTCAGAGCCTGACCGGCGCCGATGCGTTCATCGAAAAGGACATCGTTTACCCGACCGGCGTTCGTGTTCTGAAGAGAACGCTGGCGGAGGTCGAAGGTGAGTTCGACCTTGTGATGCTGAATCACTCGTTTGAGCATTTGCCGGATCCGGAAGCATCGTTGACGCTCATTGGAAAGCTTCTCGCGCCCGAGGGCCGATGCCTGATCCGGATTCCGGTCGCGTCGCACGCTTGGCAAACGTACGGCGTGAACTGGTTTCAGCTCGATGCGCCGCGCCACCTGTTCCTGTTCACCGAGCGGGCGTTTCGCGATCTCGCCGCGCGGTCCGGTTTTGAAGTTTTGATGGTTGTTTACGATTCCGACTTGATGCAGTTCGTCGTCAGCGAGCAATATGCGCGCGACATTCCGATGCACGATGATCGAGCTTACCGCGGCGAGGTTTCGACGAGCATTTTCACGCCGGAACAGATCGCCGATTGGACGACTGAAGCGGGCAAATTAAATGCTGAAGGGCGGGGCGATCAGGCGTGTTTTTATCTGCGGCGATCACTTTGA
- a CDS encoding ABC transporter permease translates to MRADETQITKIGPEHGFLRLDLKDIWNYRELLYFLTLRDIKVRYKQTAIGVFWAVLQPVLTTLIFAVVFSQIARFDTAGPPYPLYVLSGLLVWLFVFNAVTFASGSLIGNTNLVTKVYFPRMIVPIAATLAGLVDLVPGLFVLLALMAFYGVAVSPAILLIPVFLGLTVILALGVGTLFAALNVRFRDVKFALPFALQIWMFISPIFYPLDILPPKAQTLIAFNPLTGILQGFRAALFGEQIDWRLTALSCIGTFAVLLVSLLIFKRMEDDFADSI, encoded by the coding sequence ATGAGAGCTGACGAAACACAGATCACGAAGATCGGGCCCGAACACGGCTTCCTGAGACTCGATTTGAAGGACATTTGGAACTATCGCGAGTTGCTCTACTTTCTTACCTTGCGCGACATCAAGGTCCGCTACAAGCAAACCGCCATCGGCGTTTTTTGGGCGGTTCTGCAGCCGGTTCTGACGACCTTGATCTTTGCCGTCGTTTTCAGCCAGATCGCCCGTTTCGATACGGCGGGCCCTCCGTACCCGCTCTATGTTTTGAGCGGATTGCTCGTTTGGCTGTTCGTTTTCAACGCCGTCACCTTTGCTTCGGGCAGTTTGATCGGCAACACGAATCTTGTCACAAAGGTCTATTTTCCGCGAATGATCGTGCCGATCGCAGCGACGCTCGCCGGACTTGTCGATCTCGTTCCGGGCTTGTTCGTCCTACTCGCGCTGATGGCTTTTTACGGCGTTGCGGTCTCGCCGGCGATACTGCTGATCCCGGTCTTTCTGGGACTGACGGTGATCCTCGCATTGGGTGTCGGAACGCTCTTTGCGGCGCTCAACGTCCGTTTTCGCGACGTGAAATTCGCGCTGCCGTTTGCGCTCCAGATCTGGATGTTCATTTCGCCGATCTTTTATCCGCTCGATATTTTGCCGCCGAAGGCGCAGACGTTGATCGCATTTAACCCGTTGACCGGCATTTTGCAGGGATTTCGAGCGGCCCTTTTCGGCGAACAGATCGACTGGAGGCTGACCGCGCTTTCGTGCATCGGCACATTTGCGGTGTTGCTGGTTTCGCTCTTGATCTTCAAGCGGATGGAGGACGATTTCGCCGACTCGATCTGA
- a CDS encoding methyltransferase domain-containing protein: MTREEKLLFHLKKDGIGIEIGASHSPIAPKRNGFNVHVIDHATREQLVEKYKDDGVNLDNIEEVDFVWRGEEYSELTGKTGFYDWIIASHVIEHVPDFIGFLKSCEKILNDDGVLSLAVPDVRFCFDHFRPVTSLSRMIDAHWREQKLHSPGSIAEFYRNFVLKDDMPGWGEFYYVPENFTFSFSKQEVLDRMRQSMENKEYVDCHAWCFTPHSFRLMIHDLFELGFIELNEVAFFDAEGCEFHIALRKNGAGSDLTRIEMLNRINEEMLKDLEPAVLLNAGWSRLKTKIRSRYGSFRAKSVDRLRSIKNQLTRFR; this comes from the coding sequence ATGACGAGAGAAGAAAAACTGCTTTTCCACCTGAAAAAAGACGGAATCGGGATCGAGATCGGCGCCAGCCACTCGCCGATCGCCCCAAAACGAAACGGTTTCAACGTCCACGTCATCGACCACGCGACGCGCGAGCAGCTGGTTGAAAAATACAAGGACGACGGCGTGAACCTCGACAATATCGAAGAGGTCGATTTCGTCTGGCGCGGCGAGGAGTATTCCGAACTGACCGGCAAAACGGGGTTTTACGATTGGATCATCGCATCGCACGTCATCGAGCACGTTCCGGATTTCATCGGTTTTCTGAAATCCTGCGAGAAGATTCTGAACGACGACGGCGTGTTGTCGCTGGCCGTTCCCGACGTCCGGTTCTGTTTCGATCATTTCCGGCCGGTCACGTCACTTTCGCGAATGATCGACGCGCATTGGCGCGAGCAGAAGCTTCATTCTCCGGGCTCGATCGCCGAATTCTACCGGAATTTTGTTTTGAAGGACGATATGCCCGGATGGGGCGAGTTCTATTACGTTCCCGAGAATTTCACATTCTCCTTTTCAAAGCAGGAGGTTCTCGACCGTATGCGGCAGTCGATGGAGAACAAAGAGTACGTCGATTGCCACGCCTGGTGTTTCACGCCGCATTCGTTCCGGTTGATGATTCACGACCTCTTTGAACTGGGTTTCATCGAACTGAACGAAGTCGCGTTTTTCGATGCTGAAGGCTGCGAGTTCCATATCGCGCTCAGGAAGAACGGGGCCGGCAGCGACCTGACCCGGATCGAAATGCTCAATCGGATCAACGAAGAAATGTTGAAAGATCTGGAACCCGCAGTGCTCCTGAACGCCGGTTGGTCGCGGCTGAAAACGAAGATCCGTTCTCGTTACGGCAGTTTCCGGGCGAAAAGCGTCGACCGCCTTCGGTCGATCAAGAATCAGTTGACCAGGTTTAGATAA
- a CDS encoding ATP-binding cassette domain-containing protein, whose amino-acid sequence MSAVEVNNLSKLYFLGERKSNSLREVLAGFGRSGARRELWALRDVSFKVEAGETLGIIGRNGAGKSTLLKILSRVTKPTSGTASLSGRVGSLLEVGTGFHNELSGRDNIFLNGAILGMKRTEIARKFDEIVSFAEIEAFLDTPVKHYSSGMYMRLAFAIAAHLDTEILIVDEVLAVGDAEFQKKCLGKMQDIRESGRTVLFVSHDMAAITRVCSRAIAFNKGEIVDRGESAEVVRSYLTATWRVDSEKNFEGDASAESAFVRLNKVRVVNGRGETAGSHEISERIGIESTYEVLKEGEILLPNIQLYNHSRQLLFTVQDVTADWIRRPKERGVYTSTVWIPGNFMAEGTFYLNYAIVTHYPQSRVHLIAHDAVSFDVVDRMTGNNTARGDYVGTMEGLIRPVLEWSTEFSSK is encoded by the coding sequence ATGAGCGCCGTCGAAGTAAACAATCTCTCGAAACTCTATTTTCTCGGCGAGCGCAAGAGCAACTCGCTGCGCGAAGTTCTGGCCGGCTTCGGAAGATCGGGGGCGCGGCGTGAACTCTGGGCGTTGCGGGACGTGAGTTTCAAAGTCGAGGCCGGAGAGACGCTCGGAATCATCGGGCGAAACGGGGCCGGCAAATCGACGCTGCTCAAGATACTGTCGCGCGTCACGAAACCGACGTCCGGAACGGCGTCTCTCAGCGGTCGCGTCGGGAGTCTGCTTGAGGTCGGAACCGGATTTCACAACGAACTGTCGGGGCGCGACAACATCTTTCTCAACGGCGCAATTCTCGGGATGAAGCGAACCGAGATCGCCCGAAAGTTTGACGAGATCGTAAGCTTTGCCGAAATCGAGGCTTTTCTGGACACGCCTGTGAAGCACTATTCGAGCGGAATGTATATGCGCCTCGCGTTTGCCATCGCGGCTCATCTTGACACTGAGATCCTGATCGTCGACGAAGTCTTGGCGGTCGGCGATGCCGAGTTCCAAAAGAAATGTCTCGGTAAAATGCAGGACATCCGCGAAAGCGGCCGGACCGTTCTCTTTGTTTCGCACGATATGGCGGCGATCACGCGGGTTTGTTCGCGGGCGATCGCGTTCAACAAGGGTGAGATCGTCGATCGGGGCGAATCGGCGGAAGTCGTCCGAAGTTACCTGACGGCGACTTGGCGCGTCGATTCGGAAAAGAATTTTGAGGGCGATGCATCGGCGGAAAGCGCCTTTGTTCGCCTCAACAAAGTTCGGGTCGTCAACGGCCGCGGCGAAACTGCCGGTTCGCACGAGATCAGCGAGCGGATCGGAATCGAGAGCACATACGAAGTGCTGAAGGAAGGCGAGATCCTGTTGCCGAACATCCAACTTTACAATCACAGCCGGCAGCTTCTGTTCACCGTTCAGGATGTCACCGCCGATTGGATCCGCCGTCCGAAGGAGCGCGGCGTTTACACGAGCACGGTTTGGATTCCGGGGAATTTTATGGCCGAGGGGACGTTTTATCTGAACTATGCGATCGTCACGCATTATCCGCAGTCGCGCGTGCATCTGATCGCGCACGACGCCGTCAGCTTCGATGTCGTTGACAGGATGACGGGCAACAACACCGCGCGCGGAGACTATGTCGGGACGATGGAAGGTCTGATCAGGCCCGTGCTCGAATGGTCGACCGAGTTTTCCTCAAAGTGA